One Verrucomicrobiia bacterium genomic window, GGTCGCGTCCTCTCCGAAGCGCTGGCGTCGGAAACCTCGAAGTCCCCCGACCCGGTCACCCAGACTTTGAATGCAACGGCTGATCTTGGGGCGACAGTCTGGCAGCAATACCTGCGCGTGACCGAATTTGGCGGAACCACCTACCTCGAAGAAGCCAACGGCCATCAGGAACCCAGGAAATAGGTTTCCCTCCGAGGTTGTTCGCCTGTTATTCACAAGCCGAATGTGGCACTGGCCACATGAGACGCGCCCATGTTGTTTTGGGCGCAACCCTCCTCGCCAATTTCCGGAGGCCAAACGCGTAACCAGTTCTTAACGCGCATGTTAACTGGGGGGTTCGTTTCGTAATTTGTGTATTTTTCGCGCCCTCCGCCTCGGCCTTCGTGGCGTCTCGCGAAGTAGGCTCCCCTGAAAAACAACGCCTGTTGTCCGCCATCCTGTCCTCCATAGCTTTAGCGAAGGAGGAAACCGTGGCGGCGGATCACGATCCTGTCAAAGAACCGCACCAATCATATCATTCCCTCACACTATGTCGAGTAGAATTATCGTTTTACGATAAGAAAAGACCTCGCACTTTCCGCGTTCTTTGGGTTTTCATCTTGCCCAAGCGGTTCTAATTGAATACCCTCCGCGTCAAGGAACGGAGATCTTATTATGCAATGTCGAGCCCACCTGATTAGGAGAGCTGTTTTCGTCGCCGTGCTTGGCTTGGCTACGACCGGCTGCGCGTCTTATTACGTCGTTAAGGATTTGAACCGTGACAAGACGTATTACGCGACAGAGATACACAGAGCCAGCGGGACACTGCGATTTGTTGACGCGAAAACCGGGGCCACTGTAACCATAAAAGAATCCGAGGTTCGAGAGATCAGCCAGGCAGAGTTTAACAAAGACTTGGTTCAGAATTAGAGGTTCAGAAGTAAAGAAGTGAGTTTTAGTAACTGCTCCTTCCCCGGCGAATCCGGGCGCGTAAGTACTTGATTTTTAGCTTGCTTTCACAAAGGCTCTCGCTATCTTTCCCGCAAAGAAAGGGGTGGGGACCTCATTATGTATCTGAAGAGCCTTCAGCTCATTGGCTTCAAGTCATTTGCTGAAAAGACTACGCTTGAGTTTTTGCCGGGCGTGACCGCGGTGGTCGGTCCGAACGGCTGTGGAAAATCCAATATCTCCGACGCGATCCGCTGGGTGCTCGGGGAGCAATCAGCCAAGGCGCTGCGCGGCAGCGAAATGGCCGACGTTATCTTCAACGGCACCGACGGCCGCCGGGCCATCAACCTCGCCGAAGTCAGCATGACCTTTGCCGAGGTCGATCCCACGAGCCTCTCGCTACCGGGCGTCAATCTCGACTTCTCCGAAATCACGATCTCGCGCCGCGTCCATCGCGACGGCAATGGCGAGTATTTCATCAACAAAACGCCCTGCCGCCTCCGCGACATCCAGGGCCTGTTTATGGACACGGGCATTGGCCGTTCGAGTTATTCGCTGATGGCGCAGGGACAGATCGACCAGATTCTCAGCGCGCATCCCGAAGATCGCCGCACAATTTTTGAAGAAGCCGCGGGCATTAACAAGTACAAGCACCAGAAGAAAGAAGCCCTCCGCAAGCTCGAGTACACCGAGGCCAACCTCGTCCGCATCACCGACATCATCAAGGAAGTCAAACGCCAGATCATTTCGTTGCAGCGCCAGGCCGGCAAGGCCCGCCGTTACAAGGAACTCTTCGACCAGCTCAAGGGAATCGACACGCGTCTCGCGCGGCACAAATACGATCTGTTGCAGGCCGACATCACGGGCCTCGAATCCCAAATCGCCAATTTCGTTCACCAATCCGAGGCGTTTTCAGGTCAAATCGCCGAGAAGGAACAGCAGATCGCCGATCTCCGACGTTCGCTCGCGGAAATCGAGCGCGCCATCAGCGAAGCCGTCAACCGCGACCACGAACTCAAGAGCGAAGCCGACCGACATCAGCAGCGCACGACGACCAACACCGAGCGGATCACCGAACTCGAACAACTCATCGAGAACAACCATCGCGAGACCGCGGGCGCCGAGGAGAAAATTCGCGTTCAAGAAGAACTCCTCGCGTCACTCAATACCGAGTTCGAGCAGATCGATTCCAGCCTCGCCTCCGAACAGGCCAAATTACAGGCCCAGCAGGACGCTGTGCGGCAACTCGACGCCGACCTTTCTCAGAAGAATACTGCGTTGACCGAAGCCAAGTCTGCGCTCGTCGACCTGGAGAGCGCCATCGCCCATAGCCGCAACGAACTGGCGGGACTCGACCAGAAAAAGAAGTACGATGTCGTCCGCGCCGAGCGTCTCTCGACCGAACGTTTGCAACTAGAAGATCAGCGCCGCGCGCTGGAGCAACGCCTCCAGACCTATAACGATGGCCTTGCCGAACTGCGCAGTAGCGTGAATACGCTGCGTGCCGCGTTGACCGCGAAGCAGTCCGAGTTGAACGAGGTTTCTTCGCAAGCAAGCGTCGCCACGCTGACGCATCAAGTGGGAATCACGGACGCCTCGCAGAAGGGCGCGCGACTCGACGTGCTGCGCCAGTTCTTCGCCGCGCCGGATGGACGGACGACTCTTGGCAACATCCTTGACGTCGAACCCCAATACGGTGCCGCCATTGAAGCCGCGTTGCATCACGCGATTCACACGATCTTGGCCGATGACCTCAGTGCCGCCCGTCAATTGCTCGCGAGCGGACTGCAGAATCCATCCGTCGCCGCGCCGGAATCACCGCGCGTCAGCCTTGATCAATCGACCGGCGACCTGCCGCAAGGCGCGATGGCTTGGGCAACCGCTGTCGCCTGCGTCCGCGATGTGCGCTTTGAGCCACTGGTTCGTTCGCTGCTGCACGGCGTGGTGATAGCAGGCGATCTGGATATCGCACTTTCTCTGCGGCAATATCATCCGCACTTGGCGGTCGCCACGCTTCGAGGAGAGTTGGTGGATGAGCACGGCATCCTGAGCGCTGTCTCCAAGAGCCACATCGCTGAAATCGGCGAGCTGACGCAGGAAGTCGCGCAACTTCAGGCGCGGGTTTCCGGCCAGGAAACTGCCCGGGTTGAACTGGAGCAGAAGGAGGCCGCCCTCGAAACCGAGCTTTCCGTTCTCCGCGCCGATCTCCACGCGAAGGAAATCGCCCTCGCCGCGAAGGAAGGCGAGCTCAACGCGTTGGCGACCGAAGGCCGCGACCTGGAGAGCAAGGTCCACACGGTGGTGTTCGAGTTGCAGTCGATCGAACAGCAGGACACTGAGGAGAAACAGCGCCGTGAGACGATTCTAGTTGCCCTGCGCGGGTCGGAAGCGCGCCAGGGTGAACTGCAACAGCAGATGAACGTCGCCCAGCAAGCGGTTAACGAACTGCTGGTTCGCAAGGAGCAGATGACCCAGCAACTCACCGAGTTGCGTGTCAGTGTCGGCGGCATCGAGCACAAGCGCCGGGCGATCGAGAGCCAGCGCGAGCCCATTGCGGCCCGTGTGCGCGACCTGCACGAGCGCATGGAGATCTGCGCCAGTGAAATCACCAGTTACACGGCAAAGATCGAACAGTTTCGGACGGAGATTGGCGAGTCGGAGCAGAAGATCGCCGAACTCGCCGGTGCCCGCGAGCAATCGCAACAGCACATCAGCGGCCTCCAACACCAGCGCGCTGAAGTGGCCACCGGCATCGAGCAGGCCGAGGAAGAACTGCGCGGCATCCGCAAACAGGCGAACGACGCGCAGTCGCAAAAATCAGGCTTTGAAGTCCAGCTCGCTCAAAAGCGAATGGAGAGCCAGAACCTCAAGGACCGCGTCTGGCAGAAGTATCAAGTGAATGTCGAGGATGTTCGCGCGGACCTGATCAATATCACCGTTGCCGACCAGGGTCCCGCGATCACTGAGCAAGTGGAACTGCCGGTCGATTGGGACGCCATCGAACTCCAGGTCACCGAGCTTCAGTCGAAGCTCGACGCGATGGGCCCGGTAAACGTGGAAGCCATCAACGAGTTTGAGGAATTGGAGCAGCGCCACAATTTCCTTTCCCAACAGCACGAGGACCTCGTCAAGGCGAAGGACCAGCTCCTGCAGGTCATCACCAAGATCAACCTGACCACGAAGCAGCTTTTCCAGGAAACCTTCGAGAAGATCCGCGAGAATTTCCAGATCATGTACACCGAGTTGTTCGGTGGCGGGAAAGCCAACCTGATCCTGCTCGACGAAAACGACCCGCTCGAAAGCGGCATCGAGATCGTGGCAAAACCGCCGGGCAAGCAACTCCAGAGCGTCACCCTGCTCAGCGGCGGCGAGAAGACCCTGACCGCCACCGCGCTGCTATTCGCCATCTATATGGTCAAGCCGTCGCCGTTCTGCGTGCTGGACGAGTTGGACGCGCCGCTCGATGAATCGAACATCAACCGTTTCGTCCGCATCCTGCAACGGTTCATCACGCAGTCGCAGTTCGTCATCATCACGCACAACAAGCGCACCATCGGCATGGCCGATGCGCTCTACGGCATCACGATGGAAGAGCACGGCGTCTCGAAGGTCGTGAGCGTGAAGTTCAGTCCGCGCGAGGAAACCCAGCGCAAACAGTCCGAGAAAGCCCGCGAGCTGCAGGAAGAACGCATCGACGGTGCGGCAACCCTGGCCGCCGACCTGCGCCCGCACGAAGAAGATTTGCACAACGATCTCCTGGAGCGCAAGGAACAGACTGTC contains:
- the smc gene encoding chromosome segregation protein SMC, whose translation is MYLKSLQLIGFKSFAEKTTLEFLPGVTAVVGPNGCGKSNISDAIRWVLGEQSAKALRGSEMADVIFNGTDGRRAINLAEVSMTFAEVDPTSLSLPGVNLDFSEITISRRVHRDGNGEYFINKTPCRLRDIQGLFMDTGIGRSSYSLMAQGQIDQILSAHPEDRRTIFEEAAGINKYKHQKKEALRKLEYTEANLVRITDIIKEVKRQIISLQRQAGKARRYKELFDQLKGIDTRLARHKYDLLQADITGLESQIANFVHQSEAFSGQIAEKEQQIADLRRSLAEIERAISEAVNRDHELKSEADRHQQRTTTNTERITELEQLIENNHRETAGAEEKIRVQEELLASLNTEFEQIDSSLASEQAKLQAQQDAVRQLDADLSQKNTALTEAKSALVDLESAIAHSRNELAGLDQKKKYDVVRAERLSTERLQLEDQRRALEQRLQTYNDGLAELRSSVNTLRAALTAKQSELNEVSSQASVATLTHQVGITDASQKGARLDVLRQFFAAPDGRTTLGNILDVEPQYGAAIEAALHHAIHTILADDLSAARQLLASGLQNPSVAAPESPRVSLDQSTGDLPQGAMAWATAVACVRDVRFEPLVRSLLHGVVIAGDLDIALSLRQYHPHLAVATLRGELVDEHGILSAVSKSHIAEIGELTQEVAQLQARVSGQETARVELEQKEAALETELSVLRADLHAKEIALAAKEGELNALATEGRDLESKVHTVVFELQSIEQQDTEEKQRRETILVALRGSEARQGELQQQMNVAQQAVNELLVRKEQMTQQLTELRVSVGGIEHKRRAIESQREPIAARVRDLHERMEICASEITSYTAKIEQFRTEIGESEQKIAELAGAREQSQQHISGLQHQRAEVATGIEQAEEELRGIRKQANDAQSQKSGFEVQLAQKRMESQNLKDRVWQKYQVNVEDVRADLINITVADQGPAITEQVELPVDWDAIELQVTELQSKLDAMGPVNVEAINEFEELEQRHNFLSQQHEDLVKAKDQLLQVITKINLTTKQLFQETFEKIRENFQIMYTELFGGGKANLILLDENDPLESGIEIVAKPPGKQLQSVTLLSGGEKTLTATALLFAIYMVKPSPFCVLDELDAPLDESNINRFVRILQRFITQSQFVIITHNKRTIGMADALYGITMEEHGVSKVVSVKFSPREETQRKQSEKARELQEERIDGAATLAADLRPHEEDLHNDLLERKEQTVASIPDAAPVFVEAVPTLGQPAPDDLKAEVQAAIASAVEAGESAKQTADAAGDQTSGTSAPSSS